tttgaaattccAAATGTGCCCAATAattctctttctacacccaacaaacacaaatatatatatatatatatatatatatatatatatatataaattagcAATAGTCAACTTCAACCATCCTATCTCTTCAAACCTCAACCACCCAGTTTCTAACATCCTCAACTCCCCACTGCAAACTCCCTTACCACCCACAACAATTTGAAAATTAGAACATTATTCCCAACAACCCACaattaaaaaacccaaaagaaacatgtaaatatatatatatatatatatatatatatattggaaaaaTTAATGGTATTATTAACATATGGTCCAACACAATTAGATTCGACACGTCGACAATTTCGGCATAATTTAGACATGTTAGAAGGACTGCATGGAAGAGAGACCTATTGTGTGGTTGGTGAAAGGTCGGGAAATGGACATTGATGGCTGAGATCTTTGGTAATAGGAAAATTATATTTCCATttcatatcaaaataaaattacactttgagtatatatacaattatattGTAACCACTAAGATATCTAAACTATAACTAACTAATAGATATCTTAACCACTAAGTAATATCTCTAGATAGTGTAGTTACAATATTACCCTTTATATTTGGGGTTTCATTGTGGGTGATAAGAAGATGGCAGTGGGGGGATCAAGCTTTGAACAACAATATCAATCAGTTTAATCTTTTGTGATTCAAGCTTGAACATGTATTACTACTAAGGGTTGCGACTGTAATAATTggtatcaattttatttatttgtttttcaaacGAAATGCAGAAGGCGTAACACTTCAACGCTTCGGGGTGTTTTACAGGTTCATTCTTTACTGATAGGAAGAAAATCTTTGATGGTTGAGATCAGCAAAGGTATGTCTTCTTTTTCATTATGGGTGTAGAAAGAAAATTGTTGGACAGATTCGGAATTTCAAGATTAAAAAActataagttgggtgtagaaagatgATAAATGGGTCTGAATAAAATTTCTTTTCTCGCCCCAAAGTAGTTTGTGATAGTGATACCTGAAAAATATTTGCCAATTGGGGCCTAAACAAGAGATTATTTTACTTTTCCCTcgtcttcttcctcattcttcttcttattcAAATCACAACCCAcccactctcactctcagataCTCAAATAATCCACCACGGTCACATTCCATCGAGTTCCCAAAATAACCTTTTCGATTTTGGTCCCCACAAGTCACAATATCTCAGTTTCCCAGCATCTCCATTGCAATATATGATGAAGCTTTCAGCCAAAGACGAGACTGAGAGAGCTCACATGGTGAACGACATGTCGTTTCTTACAACTTCCTTGTCAAGTTCTTCGTGGTTAAGGACGTGTTTTTAAAAGTTTTCGTGCCTTTGGCGAAGATCAAGTGTAATGTCTTTTCGTCACTAGCCTAATTTTAGGTGTGTTGGCGAACTTGGTTACCCTACGAGACCATTGGAACTTTACGTAGGATGAATGTCTGTCGATTCTTAATCCGGTTTATGAGTTGTTCAAAGATTAATCACAAGTTGAAAACATTAATACAAAGGTAACGGAGTACATTGCTTGAGAAACAATGAGTAATTGGTAAAAAGCCCACAGGCTACGTACATTATTCATGGCTACAActgaaaatttgattaattggaATTCACAGCCCAACATTTCTTCCTGATCTGGCCGGAAGTGCCTGTAAGGACCTCAACGGCTCCCATCCTTTTCATTGACTGTGCAAACTCCGTGAAGAACTTGTTAAGGTCCTCCAATTCTGCGACGATATTGCTGGCACCCTTGTTTGTTAAAAGGGCTGCATCAGATTGGAAGAGACCCTTGTGCTGCTTGACGACGGTGTAGTAGCTGCTGTCAAAGTTTCGAGCGCTACCGGGATCCATTTCCACGAATGTTGTATTGTCTTTGAGGCTTCGGCATTTGGTCTTCAGCAATTCAGCGTAGGTTGCATCCAAAGAAGGGTCTTGATCACCCTTTCCGGTGAAGTTGTAGAGCCTGTTGCTGAAGCTTGGGCAGCCGCCTACTCCAATTGTGTGTCCACCTACGTAATTGTATGTAAGATTGGTCAGTTATGTATCCCTTTAATTAAGAATTTGCAGTTGTGATCTATGCCAGACGCCGTGTTTTTAACCTCGCTTCTatttttcttcaactttgatcTCATTTATTGACATGGTTGGTTGTTTGTGGGTGTAAATCACCTTGTCGAGCATAGTATTTCGGTTTCTACTTTCTAGTCTCGGATTGGTTACTTGGATGATAGGTTTAAAGCCCAAAATCTGATCAAAACTAAACGCCTAAAATCGAAACTCTAAACGAACAATATATGTAAATGgaatcaaagttgaagaatattTAGTAGAAATAAAGTTTTCTCAACGTGTAAGACGTGAGCGTGACGTCCTGCATGGAGAATACCTCATTAATTTGCTAGTAAATGTACCTGATAAAACCACAAGGTCATGCACAGTAAGATTCTTGCTGGCAAAACTCTGTTTGAGTTGGGTGAAATTGAAGAAAGGTGCCGGAATGTTAATCAAGGCCTCCCTAACTAGAGAAATTGTGCCGTCTCTTCTCCCCGTGAGCACTTCCCACATCGATTTATTGTACTGCAAAAATTATACATACCACGCATATATGAGTATAATCTTAATATAACAACAAAGTCGTATCCCACTAGGTGAGGTCGGCTGGCCATGGAGCGCAATCTTATTATTGAAAATATTTTATGAAGTAAAACAAATTAGTCCCATATCTAGTTAGTAAATTACTTGGAACGAAACGGAGTCCCTAGCAGCCAAAGCCAAGATGTCAGCACAAGAGACAACTCCTGGACACTTCTGCTCTAGATTTTCTTTGATATCGTCGATGACATCGAAACCCGACAAGGATAAGTTTGGAACTGCTGCCTTCTCTGCCGTGTTGTTTGCTGTTGAATTCAACAAAATTGAGCCATCACAACCCTGCAGGAGATTCCATGCATTTGGTCAAGCAAGTTAGACGACTCGCAGCATAAAATTGTTACTCATTTCAAATTATAAGTTTCAGTTCAGAAACATTTTTGGTGGTGGCTGCATGTATCTAAGCAAGCATACATGCATATATGTGAGGTCATGAACATGTACAGTACATTTATTTTcttacaaacgatattattgcTCTAAGTACGTTTCTAAGGATAGCTCATCGCATGCAAGCATGCATATATGAATAGCTTACCCTGACGAAACAGTCGTGGAAATGCATTCTCAATAGCTTTGCAGGCAGTCTGGGATTACTGGAGACATGGTTCCAGGTGACATCTCTGACGATATCCTCGGCCGAAGGACAGCTCTTTTCATAGAAACACTTCCTCAGCTGCCCTCCTTCGCAGGCCACGAGAATGCCAGAAACTACACAGATGAGTAAGAGAATATTAACCTTCATCTCGTAAACTTCTAAGGTTTCCAATCGATAATGCTTTGTACAAAACCATACTGTTCCTTTTATAGGCGACTTTGTGTCTAACTCCAAGTGACATTACATTTAACTAAATATTTgatgtcatttaaaaaaaacgaCTACACttattctaaaaaaatatgtggTTGACTCAATAATTAGCATATTTTTGTTCGTTCTGAATCTGCATTAATAGTTATGTGTTTAATCAAGTTATTTAGCTGCATTTTGGCTTAGTAACGAAATGCTAATACGTGTTTACTTCCCttcccaaataaaaataatgagGATTGAGTTCTTCCAaaatacaaaacacaaaagctaAACTCAGTTTATTTACTGATCACAAGAGTTTGAAGTATCTATTTGATCAGAAAGATCTTAATCTGAGACAACGGAGATGGATGGAGCTAATTAGGGGTGCAACTTGGGGTGAGCCAATCCGAACCTGTCCATGTCCAACTCAACTTTAAACCCAAACAAGcgggtttttttttatagttataACCTGTCCGAACTCAACCCAATTTCAACCCGTTCATTGATTGGGTTGAGTTGGGTTGATCATTTGCTCGTCCATCCCCAACCCAACCTAACTTGACTAACCAAACCCAATCTAACCATATTGTAACCCATATCAATTAATGCTCAAATCACAAGTGTGCCAAGTCCAAATACCAACGCCCtttctaattttttaataaataaattaccCTGTTAAACTAGTTAAGCTTTTAGGGAATAAAAGGCTTTGATTAGTCAACACATATTCGTAGTCACTAAATCCTAAAGTTTTATAGTAGATTGATTTATGAAATTAGAGTAAGCTAGCTTTGATGCtacttagtttaatttttttaggaatTCTTGGGAACTAAATTGTTACAAGATAAAACTTGAAAAAGTTGAGTAGcccaaacccaacccaagtagggtgaaaaaaaaaacccaactcaAGTAAACCCGAACCCAAGCGCAAATTGTAAAAGTTAGGTTAGAATTTGGTTGATCTTCCAACCCATCCAACCTACTCTAGTTGCACCCCTACAGTTAATCAATGAGTACAATTATATGATCAAATATCATCCTGGTCATGCTAAGGTGGTAGCTATTGCTCTTAGTCGTAAGTATTATGGTCAACTTTCCTCTCTTCTTGAAGTTCATCCATCTAAGCTTGTTGAGCTTGACTTTTTAAGGTCTAATGCAAGATTAACCTAGGATAATTAATGACTATGCAGTTTTAATGCCGTGAAAGTGGCGTGTTCTATACACTAGTTTAATCTGGTCGGTCATCATCTGCAAGAAGCCAGCTGGAAGAATAGTACTCGAATGTGGTATCCCTCATATTTTGTGCCGAAAACTATTGTTTTCttagctttttatttttaaattatctGCATAATATTTCATAAGACGAAAAACACGCATGATTTAGCGGAAACATGATTAATTTAAAGGATTAATGTTAACTCTGTTAGCAATGGAAAAAGGATAGTTGACTTAAACATTGTGGACAAAAAACATGAATCGTGAATAGTTGTACAAGCTTGACAATTGTCCAAAACATGATTAAGAAATATTAGTCCCGATTAACAAATATTTATCTCACCAATAATTTGGAACCAAAATCTGGAAGATTGctagtgccttcgcccatgagcggtaagtctcgggttcgagacttgggagcagccttaccataaatgggggtaaggctagccgacattcacctctcccaaaccctgcgtaaagcgggtgtgcactgggtacgaccttttttagtCTACTGTTCAGACACGATGTTTAGAGATTTCTTTGACTTGTGCGCTCATACTACTTTTCTATTAGCTATAGACGGTGGTGGTCAATGGCATTGCCTGTCATGAACCATAACCATGGTGCAACTTGGTCAATTAGAGAATAACCTACGTGGAACAAAGCTTATACTTTTGTTTCCGTGAACTCTCCTTATGGGAAGAAGGTGATAAAGAGAAAGAGGTATACACTTCGAGAGAGTTAAACTTGGTCATGACTTGATTACAGTTGGAGCTCCCGTATCATGGCTGCCATGCTAGTTTGTTGGAGGGGGCATTGGAGAGTAGTAGTTAAGGTTAAAAGAGGAGCAACTAGAATTATCTTTTTGTTAAGTTGCGAGTCTTCAAAGTCGGGGTTTCTCTTTTAAGAACGAATATTGGATCATCATAGTTTATGGATTTATGAGTGTGAGACTTTCGAtcaatgttgttttgttgattGTTATTTTGACATGTGTGgtactctttttcttttaccTAGATTTTGTCCGTGTGGTTTTCCTTGAGTAAAGCTCTGACGAGGTTGCTCTTTTACAAGTTACTTGATATACAATGTACCTTTTTTTGGTAATGAAATTTCCATTTAACCTAAGAAAAGTTGAGAGCTAATGAAATTTTCGAAGGGAAATGATTTGTGTAACATTCCACATCGTTCAAATTAGTGGATTctgtaaaccttatatgtatattctcatctctacctagcacgaggctttttgagaattcactggcttcgggtttcatcggaactccgaagttaagcgagtttgcatgagagcaatctcatgaagagtgactcactgggaagttctcgtgtgagttcccagaaacaaaaccgtgagggcttggtcggggcccaaaacgaaAAATATCGTGCTGCAGTTGAGTCGAGCCAAGGATGTGGTGGgtgcctgggccgggatgtgacaatttggtatcatagccaatccttggccaaaaatgtgctgacgaggacgttgggcccctaagggggtggattgtaacatcccacatcgcccaagggagtggatcctataagccttatatgtatattctcatctctacctagcacgaggctttttgggaactcactggcttcgggttccattggaactccgaagttaagcgaatttgcgcgagagcaatcccatgatgggtgacccactggaaagttctcgtgtgagttcctagaaataaaaccgtgagggtgtggttggggctcaaaacggacaatatcgttctacggtggagtcgagcccgggatgtggtgggggctcgggcaAAGATGTGACAATTTCCCACTATAATTGTCTCCTCTTACACACCCCTCTTTATTTCTGGGCcttaattgaataaatcaagtgAATCAACGTACATACTTGAACATAGGTGTGCAACAGAAGAAAAATGCCAATGAGTTTGTGAAATTATTTCCTGTTTTCAAagtgttttatttttcaattcaaatttcaaaaaattttaaaatttccaaactaaaaagtagaaaaacaccaaaaagaaaacttttatgtagaaaatataattgtcacgcgagatttttcagtgtgtcaGAAATGCAGTCTAGCACACAAAATGTAATAATGCAATTGATTGgaagttggaaaaaaaattcaaccaattATATCTTAACACTTAATATATTAAACTTTATTCTCAGCACACTTAAAAATTTCTCTCGTCGCAACCATTTTAACTTATATTCTCTAGGCATTACTAAATAAACTAAAATTACAACAATGGAGCTCTCAAATCAAATGTTCAAGAAACCAAGACCTTCATTGGGTCCCAATTGTTCAACACAAATAATTCCAAACATTTTtttgggaaaagaaaaaggtaataattaatataatataattgggaaagtagaagaaaaaacaaaaagctcAATCCATTTTCTTCACTCGAATGGCCTAAAAAGCCCCTCCACTTTGGACACATCAAACCTGTCGTTACTTCCGGGCCCGCCACTTTCTCAACGGTCCGATCTACCACAAATTCGAATTGTTTTCTTTCCCAAATCCAACCCCACGATTTTTTCTGTTAAATGACATTTTGACTTCAACCTTTGGTCATAATTACTATCGAAGTATCGTTGACGTGAATTTAGCGGCTAAATGAACTACAGGCTGACGGTATGGTAAATAACGGATTATAAGAtttctttaaaattaaaaatttgaggttttgggtttgaaattcGTTGTTGATGTAGAAGTCAAACTTATGATTAGGGGAAGGCTGAAATGTCTTTGTGAATCTTCTCAATTCTCGAAAGAAGTAGATAATCGTGATTTACCACCAATTATCTCatttttctaaataaaaaataaaaaaaattagcagCTAAATGTAAGTTGGATAATTTCTAAAACGTTATGAAGAATTGTTTAAATTAATGAGTAAATTtaaggaagaggatcctctccggatccattttgtgaggatcctaagGAACCCCACATCTTagtcattcatcgtatatcatgcgatcagtttttatcaggtactatttgtatttaattttaaatcaaaaaagtcaaatgatttctgaccacatGATACACGATAAATGACTAAGATATGAGGATTTCTAGAATCTCTACAATTTGAATCTGACTGAGATCCAAATCCTAAATTTAAACCACTTGAAAAACAATTTATACTATACATTAGCGTATGATAAAATGTCTTTTCCATTTTATTTGAGATCCTACGATTAAATACTTTTATCCAACTATGGAATATTTTTGCCTATTCAAAACCAAATTGAAAGTCgacataacaaattgatataacAGATCTAAAAGTAGAGGGTATTGCTAATTTATCCTATTATCTCTTTTTTTGGGCCGGATACTAAAGCATCTTCAATAGAGAAATGCAAAAACGGTATTTACATCATATTTTACACTTTCAGGAGATGTATATGAGAGTTCTACTCCAATGAGAGAAATGTAAATTTGAGATCTTATTTAATTCAGTCAAGATTTGTGCTTCCAAAAGAACCAAAAGCTAGTGGGTGTTATTACTATcaattagaccatctccaaccattggattaaaagtcaaattttttAGTCCGGAAtatttagcttttagcctaaAAAtaacttttctgctccaactcttctagcctaaaattttagtgcAGGATtataaagaatgaacttagattattttttttcttaaattaattttttttcttaaattaatttttttttaataaatatgtagact
This window of the Malus domestica chromosome 03, GDT2T_hap1 genome carries:
- the LOC103408096 gene encoding peroxidase 3-like, which translates into the protein MKVNILLLICVVSGILVACEGGQLRKCFYEKSCPSAEDIVRDVTWNHVSSNPRLPAKLLRMHFHDCFVRGCDGSILLNSTANNTAEKAAVPNLSLSGFDVIDDIKENLEQKCPGVVSCADILALAARDSVSFQYNKSMWEVLTGRRDGTISLVREALINIPAPFFNFTQLKQSFASKNLTVHDLVVLSGGHTIGVGGCPSFSNRLYNFTGKGDQDPSLDATYAELLKTKCRSLKDNTTFVEMDPGSARNFDSSYYTVVKQHKGLFQSDAALLTNKGASNIVAELEDLNKFFTEFAQSMKRMGAVEVLTGTSGQIRKKCWAVNSN